A window of the Tunturibacter empetritectus genome harbors these coding sequences:
- a CDS encoding WecB/TagA/CpsF family glycosyltransferase: protein MIASDQPRVNILGVGISALSMQSALEQTEGLLDRGDTGYICVTGVHGIIEGQSDDAFRSILNKSFLSTPDGMPTVWLGHLHGFKDMTRVYGPDFMLNLCKSSVERGYRHFLYGGRPGIAEELRAELTRRYPGLQIVGTYTPPFRPLNAEEEEDLRAQLTVSKADILWCGLSTPKQERFMAAYNGRLPVKLMVGVGAAFDLLSGNLAEAPDWMKKSGLQWLYRLIKEPKRLWRRYLINNPRFIWLSFLQLSRLKRFSV from the coding sequence ATGATCGCCAGCGACCAGCCACGAGTCAACATCCTTGGTGTAGGCATCAGCGCGTTGTCCATGCAGAGCGCACTGGAACAGACCGAAGGGCTTTTGGATCGCGGAGACACCGGATATATCTGCGTCACCGGCGTCCACGGCATCATCGAAGGTCAATCCGACGATGCTTTCCGAAGCATCCTCAACAAATCATTCCTCTCAACACCAGACGGCATGCCAACCGTCTGGCTGGGACACCTGCACGGCTTCAAAGACATGACTCGCGTCTATGGTCCGGATTTCATGCTGAACCTGTGTAAGTCCTCTGTTGAGCGAGGCTACCGTCACTTCCTTTACGGAGGCCGGCCTGGCATCGCCGAGGAGTTGAGAGCCGAACTCACCCGCCGCTATCCCGGCCTTCAGATCGTAGGCACCTACACCCCACCCTTCCGCCCACTCAACGCCGAAGAGGAGGAAGATCTGCGAGCCCAGCTTACAGTGTCCAAGGCCGACATTCTCTGGTGTGGCCTCAGCACGCCCAAGCAGGAGCGCTTCATGGCCGCCTACAACGGCCGGCTGCCGGTAAAACTCATGGTCGGCGTCGGGGCGGCGTTCGACCTCCTCAGTGGTAACCTTGCCGAAGCGCCCGACTGGATGAAGAAGTCTGGCCTTCAGTGGCTTTACCGGCTTATCAAAGAGCCCAAGCGTCTATGGCGTCGATACCTGATCAACAATCCAAGATTCATCTGGCTAAGCTTTCTACAACTCTCCCGTCTCAAACGCTTCTCCGTATAA
- a CDS encoding glycosyltransferase family 4 protein codes for MGRSDVSLQFDNGVATEYLAAGPRSFEREPGPLRLIWVGRMLPRKALPMALDALAKVQHASTLTIVGDGMEEAEVRRMVGERGLNSRVQWAGRRLSVDEVRAAYLTSDAMLFTSLRETSGVQLLEAMALGLPVIALDLHGARDVVPEEAGIKVPVTTPSEVVCGLAAAIERFATMSVEQKDAMSRASWEFARTSTWTARAAKAEKLYTKLVAASATD; via the coding sequence ATGGGACGCTCAGACGTCAGCTTACAGTTCGACAATGGCGTGGCGACCGAGTATCTCGCAGCGGGACCAAGGAGCTTCGAGCGAGAGCCTGGTCCGCTTCGCTTGATCTGGGTCGGAAGGATGCTACCGAGAAAGGCTCTGCCGATGGCACTGGATGCACTTGCCAAGGTTCAACATGCTTCGACACTTACCATTGTGGGAGATGGAATGGAAGAAGCGGAAGTAAGAAGAATGGTCGGCGAGCGTGGCTTGAATAGCCGTGTCCAGTGGGCAGGCAGGCGTCTTAGTGTAGATGAGGTTCGAGCGGCTTATTTGACGAGCGATGCCATGCTATTTACGAGCTTGCGCGAGACTTCAGGCGTGCAATTGCTGGAGGCGATGGCGCTGGGTCTGCCTGTGATTGCACTGGATCTGCATGGCGCACGGGATGTGGTTCCCGAAGAGGCTGGCATCAAGGTCCCCGTTACGACACCCTCGGAGGTTGTCTGTGGACTGGCAGCCGCTATCGAACGTTTTGCCACTATGAGTGTTGAGCAGAAGGATGCGATGTCTCGGGCGAGCTGGGAGTTTGCAAGAACAAGCACCTGGACGGCACGAGCTGCGAAAGCCGAAAAACTTTACACAAAGCTGGTGGCGGCAAGTGCTACAGATTGA
- a CDS encoding lipopolysaccharide biosynthesis protein gives MALNSDDAEPKPSFLARILARVGGGKTPAALLDQGLVSGANFVTNVLLARGFGLRDYGVFALAWVAVLFANSLQYALIVTPMTSVGPKQDAEERPGYYGSVLVQEGTFALFAALVMYISVRLSVRFFPQWGVGNLALSMSMATLAYLLQDFLRRYFFCTGQSKKALVTDALSYLTQLPIIFWLAHTHRASISTVLTIIAVTSLISFFACLRWLEPVIFDWHTIKRVFLRHWAISRWLAPTAFMQWGAGNLFLMAAPVYYGAAASAILRAAQNIVAVAHVWFLGLDNVVPAQASRQMRLEGVDGMLRYIKRIFLLWGGITLLFTSIIACFPSFWLKITYGQKYSSDGTVLRLYALLYLVIFVSGPLRAALQALEYTAPVFWAYPALIAFSVALAGPFARHLGLNGVMLGMCATQFFFQSIIGVALWLRVRKIRHLAISEGIESLESSSLIPEAARQLKK, from the coding sequence GTGGCATTGAACTCTGATGATGCAGAACCAAAGCCGTCCTTTCTTGCTCGTATTCTTGCCAGGGTCGGAGGAGGGAAAACGCCCGCCGCCCTACTTGATCAGGGGCTAGTCAGCGGCGCAAACTTCGTGACGAATGTGTTGCTTGCCCGAGGCTTTGGTCTAAGAGACTATGGCGTATTCGCTCTTGCTTGGGTCGCCGTTTTGTTTGCGAACAGTCTGCAGTATGCGCTAATCGTCACTCCCATGACCAGTGTCGGGCCAAAGCAGGATGCGGAAGAACGACCTGGTTACTATGGCTCCGTCCTCGTCCAAGAGGGAACGTTTGCATTGTTTGCGGCACTCGTGATGTACATCTCGGTTCGACTTTCCGTGAGATTCTTTCCACAATGGGGAGTGGGAAATCTTGCTCTCTCGATGAGCATGGCGACGCTCGCGTATCTGCTTCAGGACTTCCTTCGCCGCTATTTCTTCTGTACCGGTCAGAGCAAAAAGGCTCTCGTGACCGATGCGTTGAGCTACCTCACCCAACTTCCCATTATCTTCTGGCTCGCCCATACCCATAGAGCAAGCATATCCACTGTTCTTACAATCATCGCCGTTACTTCTTTGATATCGTTCTTCGCCTGCCTACGATGGTTAGAACCGGTCATCTTCGATTGGCATACGATAAAGCGCGTTTTTTTGAGGCACTGGGCTATCTCTCGATGGCTTGCGCCAACCGCTTTCATGCAGTGGGGGGCAGGGAACTTGTTCCTGATGGCAGCCCCTGTCTATTACGGCGCCGCGGCCTCCGCAATCTTGAGAGCAGCACAAAACATTGTCGCCGTAGCGCACGTCTGGTTTCTGGGCCTGGATAATGTCGTTCCAGCTCAGGCATCCAGGCAGATGCGACTCGAAGGCGTCGACGGCATGCTGCGATACATCAAGCGCATATTTCTTTTGTGGGGTGGCATTACGTTACTATTCACCTCTATCATTGCCTGCTTCCCCAGCTTTTGGCTAAAGATCACTTATGGGCAAAAGTATTCGTCAGACGGAACCGTGCTTCGGTTATATGCGCTGCTTTATCTTGTCATCTTTGTCTCGGGGCCGCTACGAGCTGCTCTTCAAGCGTTAGAGTACACCGCCCCAGTTTTTTGGGCATATCCGGCCCTTATTGCATTTTCTGTAGCCCTTGCAGGTCCGTTTGCCCGCCACCTCGGACTTAACGGCGTAATGCTGGGTATGTGCGCAACGCAATTTTTCTTTCAAAGTATCATCGGCGTTGCGTTGTGGCTTCGTGTTCGTAAGATTCGCCATCTTGCCATATCAGAAGGAATTGAGTCTTTAGAATCTTCCTCACTCATTCCAGAAGCTGCGCGTCAACTAAAAAAATAA
- a CDS encoding right-handed parallel beta-helix repeat-containing protein, whose product MKQSKFFLKWRFAHRSFVHSAEGFKTQIWTSLLGVQLSFLRNFVSSPKLPRRFLRSSAICVSVFMFSSLSNAETISLKTGENIATIVAGAPEGTSFVFSAGTYHLQQITPKKGDSFAGPATGMVVLDGAEPIKFSSVAGSSPQLWQASIGANPLDLGRCFTGHTLCHYTRELFVSSTVLMPVASTGQLTASTWFYDSTNGTAVINFNPGSKTFEIGTSTCAFCGYATNVTIKNLTVERYASPSQTGAIGGNGNGAYWTVNNVVGLYNHGGAVQIGANSTVENSYLHHNGQKGIGGGGANLQIVNNEIAYNNYDWFDYGWEAGGAKFGDLNIAEISNNYVHDNNGTGLWDDGNSIYVHYKSNRIENNAGSGIQHEIGYNSVIEDNTINRNGAAPRISMWDGQISVQNSTNTVVQNNTVIVAAAYGSGLVIVNQDRGSGTYGPHLGAYDTVENNNVTYEGTDGAGGVMGIVATGVANIIDYNTYHITVGLDKHHFEAFGVKTFVQFQAAGFDQHGQIVWNAAPAK is encoded by the coding sequence ATGAAACAATCCAAGTTTTTTCTGAAGTGGCGGTTCGCTCATCGTTCTTTCGTCCATTCAGCGGAAGGCTTTAAAACACAAATTTGGACCAGCCTTCTGGGTGTCCAACTCTCCTTTCTTCGAAATTTTGTCTCTTCTCCGAAGCTTCCGAGACGGTTCTTACGTTCTTCAGCGATTTGTGTGTCTGTTTTTATGTTCTCCTCATTGTCTAATGCCGAAACAATCTCCCTAAAAACGGGTGAAAATATCGCCACAATCGTGGCAGGTGCTCCGGAGGGCACCAGTTTCGTCTTTAGCGCAGGCACCTACCATCTCCAACAGATCACCCCCAAGAAGGGAGATTCTTTTGCCGGACCTGCGACAGGAATGGTCGTGCTCGATGGAGCAGAACCAATAAAGTTCTCGTCGGTCGCCGGATCCTCGCCACAACTTTGGCAGGCGAGTATTGGCGCCAATCCACTCGATTTGGGTAGATGTTTCACCGGGCATACGCTCTGCCATTACACTCGGGAACTATTCGTGAGTTCGACAGTTTTGATGCCTGTTGCAAGTACCGGTCAACTCACAGCCAGCACGTGGTTCTATGACAGCACAAATGGAACCGCCGTTATCAACTTCAACCCGGGTTCAAAAACCTTTGAGATTGGTACATCGACCTGCGCCTTCTGTGGATATGCAACCAACGTTACCATCAAAAATCTGACGGTTGAGCGATACGCTTCCCCCTCTCAAACAGGGGCAATTGGAGGCAACGGGAATGGTGCCTATTGGACAGTGAACAATGTTGTCGGCCTTTACAACCATGGTGGGGCTGTTCAAATCGGCGCAAATAGCACCGTTGAGAACAGTTACCTCCATCACAATGGGCAAAAGGGCATAGGCGGCGGCGGTGCCAACTTGCAAATCGTCAATAACGAGATTGCCTACAATAACTACGACTGGTTCGATTATGGGTGGGAAGCAGGCGGCGCAAAATTTGGAGATTTGAATATCGCCGAGATCTCAAACAACTACGTACATGACAACAACGGCACCGGGCTATGGGACGATGGCAACTCCATCTACGTTCACTACAAGAGTAACCGCATAGAAAACAATGCCGGCTCGGGCATACAGCATGAGATCGGTTACAACTCCGTGATCGAAGACAACACCATTAACCGAAATGGCGCTGCACCCCGCATCTCCATGTGGGATGGCCAAATCTCCGTGCAGAATTCAACCAACACTGTGGTGCAGAACAATACGGTCATCGTGGCAGCTGCCTATGGCAGCGGCTTGGTCATCGTCAATCAGGATCGTGGATCTGGAACCTATGGACCCCACCTCGGAGCCTATGACACGGTCGAGAATAATAACGTCACCTACGAAGGAACAGATGGGGCAGGTGGAGTCATGGGCATTGTCGCGACGGGCGTAGCCAACATAATCGACTACAACACGTACCACATCACGGTTGGTTTGGATAAGCATCACTTTGAAGCTTTTGGCGTGAAGACCTTCGTACAATTTCAAGCCGCAGGTTTCGATCAGCACGGCCAAATAGTCTGGAACGCTGCGCCCGCTAAATGA